The Medicago truncatula cultivar Jemalong A17 chromosome 4, MtrunA17r5.0-ANR, whole genome shotgun sequence genome includes a region encoding these proteins:
- the LOC11444058 gene encoding protein C2-DOMAIN ABA-RELATED 7, whose protein sequence is MANILGLIRLRIKKGTNLIPHDSRTSDPYVLVTMEEQTLKTAVVNDNCHPEWNEELTLYIKDVNTPIHLIVCDKDTFTVDDKMGEADIDIKPYLQCVKMGLSDLPDGHVVKTVQPDTTNCLAEESSCVWRDGKVVQEMSLRLRNVESGEVLVEIEWIDVTDSEGKGLSELEF, encoded by the exons ATGGCAAACATTCTAGGTCTTATCAGACTTCGTATCAAAAAAGGCACTAATCTCATACCTCATGATTCTCGTACAAGTGACCCTTATGTTCTTGTCACCATGGAAGAACAG ACACTGAAGACTGCTGTTGTGAATGATAACTGCCATCCTGAATGGAATGAAGAACTGACACTTTATATTAAAGATGTTAACACACCAATACATCTG ATAGTTTGCGACAAAGACACTTTCACTGTGGACGACAAAATGGGCGAAGCTGATATAGACATAAAACCATATCTTCAATGTGTGAAGATGGGGTTGAGCGATCTCCCAGATGGACATGTAGTCAAGACTGTTCAACCAGATACGACTAATTGCCTAGCCGAAGAGAGTAGCTGCGTATGGAGAGATGGAAAAGTCGTCCAAGAGATGAGTTTAAGATTGAGAAATGTTGAGTCTGGTGAAGTACTCGTCGAAATTGAGTGGATTGATGTTACAGATTCCGAAGGCAAAGGCTTATCTGAGCTTGAGTTTTAG